GTGTGCTGAGGCTGGTGGGGTCCATGCTCCTCAGGAGGTGGGACTCCTTTGAGGAACACACCGGAAAGAGCCTTGCCTTCCGGTGCAGGGCCTGTGCCCTCTCGCCTGCCAGTTGGGGTTGGTGCTGCCAGAGCCAGGTCTGCAGGGGGCAGGCGAGAAGCAGGGGAGGTCCGGGGAGTAGCGTGGGAGGACCCCCTGCCTGACGTGCCCTGTGGTCCCCCCAGGAGCAGCAGGAGGAGGTGAGGAAGCGATGTGAGAGTGCAGAGCCTCGGCATGGGGAGCTGTGGTGTGCCGTGTCCAAGGACATCGCCAACTGGCAGAAGAAGATCGGGGACATCCTTAGGCTGGTGGCCGGCCGCATCAAGAACACCTTCTGATTGACCGGTCGCCGTGGCCGGTCTCCGTGGGGCAGGGTTGGGCCGCACGTGGAAGGGCTCTGAGCTGTGTCCTCCTTCATTAAAAGTTTTTATGTCTCGTGTCAGAACAGGTAGCCTGCTGGTTTTCTCTGGGGCCCTTCCCTGGCTCCTGCTTCTGCTGCCCCAGTCTGGCCTGTCCTGGCCTGTCCCACGCTGTCCTGGGGTGGCTGTGATCGCCCTTGCTTGGACAGAAGCCTCTTGCAGACAGCCGGTGTCTCACAGAGAAGGCACTGTGGAGGTGCCCGGGTTCCCCAAGACTGTGGAGAAGGTGGTGGGGGTGCAGATGTTCTGGCCGAAAGCCTTGTGTGAGGACAGCTGGAGACAGTGGGGACCGAGCTGCATGCAGGAGCCTGGCAGCTGCCTGCAAGGGTCTTGGTCAGGGGACAGCTGGGGCCTCCCTGGGGTCTGAGTGCAAACAGGAGAACTCAGCTCTGCGCAGGGCCTCTCCACACAGCCTGCCGAGCCCCTCAGGCATGTGCTGAGTGACAGTGTCACCAGTAAGAGGTGTTCTTTCTTTTGGAggtgagtttatttatttatttatttttgagacagagtctcactctgtcacccaggctggagtgcagtggcacgatctcggctcactgcaacctctgcctcctgggttcaagcaattctcctgtctcagcctcccgagtagctgggactacaggcgcccgctgccaaactcctgacctcaggtgatccgtctgcctcagcttcccaaagtgctgggattacaggcgtgagccaccgcacccggccgtgaGTTTATCTTTGCTAATTTATCATTCGCAGTTTAACCCTAAAGCCCTTGTAATGGTTCTCATCTCTAGGTTGAACGCTGATCACCTGAGACTTGGCTTTTTTTCAGCCTTAGCTGTGTAAGGCTAAAGGACGTCCTCAGGCCTGGGATCATGTGTGTGCATTCAGTTGGGAGCCAGCTGGTTCTTGTGTAGGCTGGGGCTAGAGACATCTGGCTGGAGGTCATGGCTGGCCCAGAGGGTGTGGGTGGACAGTCGTTGAGGcctgccagggaggaggagggcgcTGTCACATGGGCTGAGAAGGCTGCTGGAGAGCAGCTGTCCCTGGATGTTCCTTGTGAGAGGGGAACCCTGGAGAGTCCCAGGCTGTCTTGTGGTACCAATGGCAGGGCCTGTGGTGGTGGTCAGTCACTGACCCACAGCTCTGCCCACCTGCACATGGGGGCCTGTGCTAGTCCTTGTGGTCTGCCTGCCCTGTTTCTGACGAGTGAGAAcggctggggtgggagaaccCTGTCTGCACGTGGGGCGGTCCTGGTAGACCAGATTGTGGGTGTGGGTCCCCCTTCCCTGTGGTTCTGGGGACCTTGAGGACATGGTCAATCCCGGGCAAGAGAACTGCCACCCCTGTGTGGGGTCAGCCGCAGGAACTACGGGTTGGTCTCTGCTGGGCAGGCAACCTGGGGTCCAGCTCAAATCGTTGGAATGTGGAAGTCCTTCCTCTCGCCCCGTCCTGAGGAGCAGCTGCAGGAGCTTCATGAGTGTTTTCACTGGAACTTGTGGAGGAGTTTCCTTTGATCTCTCGTGGAGAGATGGAAGCATGGGGGAGCTTTCAACATTTATTCTGAAGATGAAGAGAGTCCTGCAGCTTTTTGGAGTTTGTGAAGCCAGCCCGGCCCTGTACAGAGGTGGAAACCGAGGCCTAGGAAGTTTGTAAGCCAGCCCGGCCCTGTACAGAGGTGGAAACCGAGGCCTAGGAAGTTTGTAAAGTCAGCCCGGCCCTGTGCAGATGTGGAAACCGAGGCCTAGGAAGGAAGCACTTCTCTGACCTCGGAGCTGAACATGGCCAGTGCTGGGTTGGCACTGAAGGGTCACACAGAAAAGAATGTGTCAGGCCATGTTCAGGGGATACTTCCTGCAGGGCCCTTGGAAAGTTCCAGAGCGCTTACATTGTCCATGTGTGAGTGTCTCCTCTTTCTTGCCTGTGTGgggttttctcaaatgctttgaGTTGGCCAAACCACAGTTGTGCGCCACTTAACGGTggggatacgttctgagaaaaACCTCGTTAGGTGATGTCGTCTTGCAAACATTTAAAGAGTGCATTTACACAAGGCTGGCAGGCACGGCCTCCTGCAACCCCAGGCTGTGTGCCCGGGTGCCAGAGCCTGGGGCTCCTGGGCTGCAGACCTGCACAGTCTGTCACAGCATTTAATCACATCCAAACACAGAAAAGGCAAAAACATAAAGATGCAGTGTTACAGTCTAGGGGACTCCTGTCACCTGTGTGGTCTGTTCTTGACTATTGTGTGAGTCACTGACTTTTCCCCCTGGGAAACTACCTTAACTTGTCTTCAACTGAAATTTTTTCAGCCTGCAAAGATGAGTTGTGCCTCAGAGGTTGCTCTTGTTCTGAGGTGTCTCTTCACCACTGCCTGTCAGGCTGCTAACCAGAGTGCCTGCCCCAGACCACAGCAGAAGCGACAGCAGCCAAGGATCGGGGGAGCCCACCCTGCTCCCGGGTATCTTTACGGCAGGCAGCAGAGTAACAGCCTCAGACTTGACCTCCCCAGCCAGAGACCCCTCAGCCCAGGAGGAGTGAGGCCGGGCCAGCAGCGGGGGCCCGGGAAGCCCCATGTCTTGGGACCTGCTGGGGCAGGGACCCCTGGATGTCAGGCTGCAGGTCCGGCAGCTGGGGAGGGGATGAGGGCCTCCCACCAGCTCTGCCCATCAGCCAGATCCCTGGGAGAGGCAGCACTTGCTGGCCACAGAGTCGGCCCCACTCTCACCTGCCTGCCTCCCCCACCAGCTGGGCCCTGCACCGCCCCAGCCCACGCGGCGCCTCACCCCTCCTGGACAGAACAGTATCTCTGGGACTGACAAGTTAATCCGAGACCCACAGTAGCCCTGGATGCCCTGGGAGAGGTGGCTGCTCAGCTCCAGGGCCAGGTTAATTGAAGTGATAGggagtggagagagggagggggcagggctgggattgcgtggcctctccttccctctcttgctccctccctcAGCTTGGAGGAGCCAACTTCAAAAGACTCCGCCTGGCCTGCCCCTCTGCAGTCCTCCAGGCAGCCTGTCCAGGGAAGCGGTTGGCTGGTGTTGGACCTGGTGCGGCAGTGCACACCCCGTCCGAGGACCCCAGGATCATGTGCATGGCCTGCTGGCGGGAGTGAGGGAGGGCAAGACCCTGAAAGGCCCATGGTGAGCAGCTGTGGGCCTCCTCTAGGGAGGGGGCTCACTTgggtggaggggctgggggcaCACACAGCTCAGGAGACACTGCTTGTTCCCCTGAGCCCCACCAGGAAATCTCCGGTTGGCTCTGGTCACTGTGTCACTGTGGGTGGCAGTGGGTGCATGTGCCCTGGCTTCTGGTAGTTGGGCGAGGGGGGCTTCTGGGTGCTGGGCCACCCAGTTCTAAGCTGGGCTGAGGCTTGAGCCCGGAAGTAGTACTAACAGGCCAGGTGGGACTCCCAGGGCAGCCAGTCTGCCCCACCTGGGTGGGACACAGCAGGTGCTGGACATCCTTGCAGCTCCAGCTGGCCTGCTCAGCAGTCAGGCTCTGGTTCTCGCTATGACCTCTGACCCAGAGCAGGCAGAGGGGATGACGTGGCAATTCTGAGCCCACCAAGTTGGCTGTGGCGTGTGTGGTTGGGGGGTCAGGCTTCAGGAAGGGGCCATAGCAAGCCATCTGCTCTTCCAGCCATTGCTGCTTCGTGCTCTGAGCAGGAGCTGCCACCCCCCGCCAGGCCCCCAGCTCTATGCAAGGGTTGGGGTGCTGCTTGGTCAGGCTCCCCTGCCAGGGCTGGGAAGCCGAGTCGAGTCCTCTTATCTTGGTCGGGTTCGCATGATTAATTTCCAGCCCTAGATCTGCTGTCTGACTCCATCCTGGGGGCCCAGGGGAAGGTTTGGGGCTGGCCCCTTTTGGGTGGCTGGGAACCTGGGGGCCGTCAGCTGTCTCCTTGATGTTTGGGCTTTATCCCTGCAGGAGCAGGCCCTCCACTTTGGGTCGGGGGAGGCCTGTGGCACAGGCTGCCTGGAGGGATGGCGTGGGGCGGCTGGTACAGGCAGAGGGGCCTTTTGCAACTGTTGGTtggggctggctgtggtggctcctTCCTCCTCTGTAGCTTCTGGGTGTCCCCCCAGCTTTCCCCTTCCAATAGGGTGTGGCTTGGAGCTCTGAGCCCCTGCCCCAGTTGGGTTGGGGGTACAAGGAGTCCCCAGTTCCCAGGTCTCTGTGAGCTAATCCAGAGGGAGTGTGGgaggtgtggagttgaatgggcaTGGCCATGAGTGAGATAGGCTGTACTGGGACAACTTCCTACTGTACCCCCAAGAGCCTGCAGACCAGCCCCACTCGAGCTGTGCGGGGCCAGGGGGGCCCTGCTCTGTGCGGTCCTGAGGGTGCTCCACCCCTTGCTGGCCCCACTCCCACGTGGACCACAGAGCCAGGCTCTCCTGCCTCTGGGCCTGCCCCCTCTGTCTCCTGCTGGGTTCTTCGGGACTCAGTGACATCGCCTCCCAGTCCACATCACTCACCCCTTTCACATCTTTGCAGGGAGCATAGAGCTGTCTGGTTTGCAGACCTATCTGTTGTCTCTCCTGATTTATCCCGCCAGGCCTGTGCCTACAGCCTTTCTTGATTGGTGACATGTCCATTTAATTCGCTCAGAGATCCCATGGGGTGGGGCAAGGGGTGGGGCTTCTACAGAAACAAAGTGCAGGTGGGCTGGCTGCTCCCTGTGCTGGGAACATCCCCCAGGCCTAACCCCAACCTGCTGTCTCCTCCAGGTACCCCCCAAGCCTGCACTCTGGGCGCTCCTGCTGGCGCTGCTGGGGACCGCGCCAAGCCGCGCCTATTCCCCGGCCTGCAGCGTCCCCGACGTGCTCCGCCACTATCGCGCCATCATCTTCGAGGATCTGCAGGCCGCCGTGaagtggggcggggcgggggccgaAAAGACCAGGCCAGGCTCCAGACACTTTCATTTCATACAGAAAAACCTGACTAGACCCGGGAGCTCGGGACGGCGGGGACGGCCTCGGGCCTCCTGTGGCGCCCAGAAGGTATGGAGGAGGCGCCCCTACCCAAGCTCGCCGGCCTGCTCCTCTCTCagtttccccccacccccaccccgccttcctcccttccctccccaggaGCACAGTATCCTCCTGTCCATCTCGTCCCTGGGTCGGACCCTGCGCGGGGCGGTGGCCGGGGACCGCCGCGGGGCCCTGGAGAGAGCTGCTTGGACCGTGGCTGTGCGCACGGAGGCGGTGATGCGGCGCCACTGCAGGACGCTGCGCCAGGTGTGCGTCCCTGAGTGCACCCGGGTCCAGACCTCCCTTAACCCCCACAGGGCCGCCGCGCGTCCCGGGGCTCCACGGCCCTAGGCTGAGGTCGGGCTGGGCCGCGCCTCCCTTCCGGGGCCAGGccgggccgggcgcgggggcCGTGCGCATTCGCTGACCGCCCTGTCCCCGACAGCGGAGCCGGCGGCCCAAGATGCGCCCTGCCCGGCGTCGCGGCGGTCGAAGGCAGCTCCTGCTGCGCGCCCTGGACGCCGTCGCCACCTGCTGGGAGAAGCTCTTCGCGCTGCGCGCCCCGGCCTCCAGGGGCTCCTAGCGCGGCCCGTCTTGGCCCTGCCTCCAGCGCCCTGCGCGGGGAGGAGAACCAGCGGGGCCTTCGGCAGAGCCTGGAGACGCGCCTCGTTTTGTCGACATGTTGGTGACCTCGGCCCCTCGCTCGACGCAGCCCGCGCTCCCCGGAGGGCCCAGGACTTGGAGAAGGGAGCGCGCCTGGCCGCCGCTGGGTCTCGGAGGAGGCCCGCCCTCCACGCGCCGAAGGCCTCAATAAACGGAGCTGGCGCTGCGGGTCCGGCACTCCCTTCGCCTGCCTCTCTGTGGGCCTAGGACCGCCCCTGGATCTGCGCTTCGGTGGCGGGGGGCGGTGGAGGGGGAATGCGGAGACCCGCACTTCCTGTGGCACCTGGACGGGGCGGAGCCGCCGCTCCCAGCCTCGGGCAGCAGAGGGCGGGCGCGGGACGCTGGGCGCGCTCCGGCTCTGTCAGCGGCTCCCGGCTGGGCGGAGGGCAGAGCGGGGGACTCCTGGGGCCCCTAAAACGTCACGTATCCGTCCTGCTCCACTTTGGACCGGGGCCGGGGGTGGAAAttgaggggaggggaaggctggACTTGGTGAATTCGGAGCAAAACAACCGGATAAAGGAAACGGGCCCGAAGGGAAGCGGGAGCTGCGGGCCTTGGCTGTGAGCTTGGCCAGGCTATTTCCTGCTGCCTCCGGAGGGGTGGCCACGGCCTGGGCTCAGAGACTGCCCAGCCCCCTCTGCAGGACTGGCCAGGCTGGGGCCTGCTTTCTGGCCCCTGGAACCCTCCATTTGCTGGGGGACTGTCCCCTGGTTCCCCCATCTGATGCGCAGGTCTGGGAGTCTGtcaccgccccccccccccaatCTCGGCCCATGGAGGAGCAGGGGAGGTAAAGTACCTGACACCTGTTACCCTCCCCTTCCTGGAAAGGCAGCGAGCAGGCTGTGCCTCTGGCATTCTGTGGGATCAGGGGCAGCAGCAGAAGAAAGAAGCTCCCAAGCTGACCCTGACAGCCCCACACTCTGTGTTAATGTATTTAGTCTGTGCAACGGGAGCTACTGTCTctgttttatagatggggaaactgaagcacgAAGAGGCTGTGagacttgccccaaatcacagCCAGCAGTGTAAGAGCTGGCCTCAGACCCAGGCCCAGGGCATGGGATCTGCCACACGTCCCCTACCTGGAGGCTTGGGGCCAAGCTTCCTGGACTTCAGAGCCTTGGACTCCCCTGCAGAGTAAGCACTTCTGACAGAGTCCCTGGCCATGCTCTGAGCACAAACACCTAGCAAGCGTTCCCAGCCCTAGTTCTGCATTGCCTGCTCTGTGGGGGCCAGTGGGGGCAAGTGTGGGAAGGATGAGGGGGAGATGCAGGGTGCAGGAGCCCCAGCTGGAGCCAAAGCACTTGAGGGAGGCGCTGGGACTTATCCCGAGGCAGCGGAAGGTCAAAGGTCTTTGGTGGAAGAGGGATGTTAGAGTTGGAATCTAGAAAGATCCCCATGGCTTGTGTGGAGGGCTGGTGAGGATGAAGGGGTGGAGAGAGGTCCAGGCTGCCCAGGGTCCTGGCTGGAGTACCTGGGTGGGTCTGTGGGGAGCCTTAACATGGGAAGCACTAAAGGGGGAGTGGGTCTGTTTGAGGGCCCTGAGGGAGCTGGGGAACTGTGGAcgtggctgggctcagctgggcgtGCTGGGGTGTGGAGCATAAGGTATGGACAGCAGAGCATGACTAGGAGGCAGCTGAGTTGGGGCCTGGAGAAAGAGTCCAGGGTtctgggctgggctcagggaCAGGATGGGGACAGGCCCTCCATGAAGGCTTCCACTGTCACATTGCCCCAGGGGCAGCTGACTTCTTGCGCTTGGACCTGCCCTAAGCCCTGGGCCATGGGGAGGGCACTCCTCTCCTGTCCATGCATGGCCTGGGCTGCCCCTTGGCTCCTGCCCACCCACAGTGCTCCCGTTCTGCTGTTCAGAGCAGTCAGAGGCTGGGGATGTGGGTGGGCAACAGAAACAGCTCCCTCTACCCTGACTGAGAAAGGTTCAAACAAACCACAGCCCcttgggggcaggaggaggaacaGAGGCCTCAGGATTTTGGGGACACATGTCTGTGCCTAGTCCTGGACCACGACCACATGGATGGGTGAGAAGTCCTGCATCCTGGCCCATGGCTCCTCTCCCTCATGCAGAATGGGAGCAAGGTGGGCTTTGGGCTTCTGGGACAAAGTTCACTTGTCTAGGGTGGGGACAGCCCAACCAGACTAGGTCTAGGGGCACGTGTGGAGCTACACGAAGAGATGGGAGCAAGGTGGGCTTTGGGCTTCCGGGACAAAGTTCACTTGTCCAGGGTGGGGACAGCCCAACCAGACTAGGTCTAGGGGCATGTGTGGAGCTACACGAAGAGATGGGAGCAAGGTGGGCTTTGGGCTTCCGGGACAAAGTTCACTTGTCCAGGGTGGGGACAGCCCAACCAGACTAGGTCTAGGGGCACGTGTGGAGCTACACGAAGAGGCCCAGAGCTACCGAGAGCTACAGAGACTAGGAGAGAAGCTGCAGGTGCCTGCTCAGACCTGAGAGGCTCAGGTCCTCTTTGGGCTCAGCACTGGGACCGTAGCTCCTCTGTAGCTCCATGAGGATAGAGGCATGTGTCCCTCAGCGTGATACACCAGCACCTGGCCCAGGCTAGCACATgagctgctcaataaatgtttgttagctGGAACTGACCAGAACCAACCCAGAGATGGAAAGAGACTCACTGGCCCCACGGCTGATAGGGACAGAGTCACTGGCCACGGAACAACTGAGGGCAGATCCCATGGACTGGCCCTGTATGTCCATAGACCAACTGGTGGTGCCTTCCCTGCAGAGGCCCAGGGCAGGTGGCCTGAGCCTGGTTCTTTGTAAAATACTGTTTCTGGGTTGGGGCTGCACACAGTACTGTCCCGTCCCACCCTCATGCCTTCTCAGGGCTTGGCTGCtccagggaggtgggggctgtGCCAGGGTAA
The Pongo pygmaeus isolate AG05252 chromosome 21, NHGRI_mPonPyg2-v2.0_pri, whole genome shotgun sequence DNA segment above includes these coding regions:
- the C21H20orf204 gene encoding uncharacterized protein C20orf204 homolog isoform X1 yields the protein MPWERWLLSSRASLEEPTSKDSAWPAPLQSSRQPVQGSGWLVLDLVRQCTPRPRTPGSCAWPAGGSEGGQDPERPMVPPKPALWALLLALLGTAPSRAYSPACSVPDVLRHYRAIIFEDLQAAVKWGGAGAEKTRPGSRHFHFIQKNLTRPGSSGRRGRPRASCGAQKEHSILLSISSLGRTLRGAVAGDRRGALERAAWTVAVRTEAVMRRHCRTLRQRSRRPKMRPARRRGGRRQLLLRALDAVATCWEKLFALRAPASRGS
- the C21H20orf204 gene encoding uncharacterized protein C20orf204 homolog isoform X2, whose protein sequence is MVPPKPALWALLLALLGTAPSRAYSPACSVPDVLRHYRAIIFEDLQAAVKWGGAGAEKTRPGSRHFHFIQKNLTRPGSSGRRGRPRASCGAQKEHSILLSISSLGRTLRGAVAGDRRGALERAAWTVAVRTEAVMRRHCRTLRQRSRRPKMRPARRRGGRRQLLLRALDAVATCWEKLFALRAPASRGS